The Mercenaria mercenaria strain notata chromosome 10, MADL_Memer_1, whole genome shotgun sequence genome contains a region encoding:
- the LOC123559455 gene encoding uncharacterized protein LOC123559455 isoform X1: MSLYTEVNYFVKFQWKEIVHNVMAKNMFLFCILSTVSCQDNFYISTEMSLWSRSADKCLPATPKVDAAISHSPTVYSVDNLGIDLSDNEDIWVGYYQAVRVFEYIGCVLQDNLFSSESRFVTINGDPGHCFPGCGESTVIGVTKSRCYCLGDAFSITKDTETGCTDKCNHPTVACGQDYSPTKYSYLSIYKINPNVTASSISKKPPSPRETNCLKIDPSDQKTLYWDRCQSYLQAMCFNKGRVENMQCASGSDFCTWVDAANTCFSNGYFPTLYSNSFDVKKDDGSPIWTGLFKSNVVYQHNSNFPEDRRHDQKQFGFLKKESETNVKLMFTTNDSMKRILCMKDRKKKNTLTTHVPKTESSSVNITEFSSFPTTTLSDKSETAEGSSGIYIAIGVCVSVASIVLLIVFLRRRRKETNQGFLNPHNNTAKQTIENDNDCPELAMPTTSQSRHVYFILEPREKEPENINETYNTASEDTAYDRTDIRQDHVKTKSENVYNQLDTAKDTTYDQAYSRGGRKAVSSDCTFAHKQVCSDGQSSSIYNTSNIDDGEYHHIGSNLKQSKTDNIYGIHGTEGGDKSLVDDHSTYNCISIDCTETVNTNNPYSSLGAK, translated from the exons tggTCGAGGTCAGCAGACAAATGTTTACCGGCGACACCAAAGGTTGACGCTGCCATTAGCCATTCTCCAACTGTGTACAGTGTTGACAACCTGGGTATAGATCTATCGGATAATGAAGATATATGGGTGGGATATTATCAGGCAGTGCGAGTATTTGAATATATTG GCTGCGTATTGCAGGATAACCTTTTCAGTAGTGAATCCAGGTTTGTCACTATAAATGGAGATCCAGGACATTGCTTTCCAGGATGCGGAGAAAGTACCGTCATCGGTGTGACTAAATCTCGG TGTTACTGTCTAGGAGATGCATTCAGCATTACAAAGGATACAGAGACTGGATGCACGGATAAATGTAACCATCCTACAGTTGCATGTGGTCAAGATTATAGTCCAACAAAGTACAGCTACTTATCAATATACAAAATCAATCCAAATG TTACAGCGAGTTCTATTTCCAAAAAGCCACCATCCCCACGGGAAACAAACTGCCTAAAAATAGACCCAAGTGATCAAAAAACCTTGTATTGGGATAGATGTCAGTCATATCTCCAAGCCATGTGCTTCAACA AAGGTCGTGTTGAAAACATGCAGTGCGCAAGCGGGTCGGACTTTTGTACATGGGTAGATGCTGCAAATACGTGCTTTAGTAACGGATATTTTCCAACATTATACTCAAATTCATTTGATGTAAAGAAAGATGATGGTTCACCGATATGGACTGGACTTTTCAAATCCAATGTTGTTTACCAGCATAATTCAAATTTTCCAG AGGACAGGAGACACGATCAGAAGCAATTTGGCTTTCTAAAAAAGGAATCAGAAACCAATGTGAAACTTATGTTTACAACGAACGATTCGATGAAACGAATACTGTGCATGAAAG acagaaaaaagaaaaacacgcTAACGACCCATGTACCCAAAACTGAGTCATCTTCCGTCAATATAACAGAATTTTCCAGCTTTCCTACCACAACATTGTCGGACAAAAGCGAAACAG CTGAGGGTAGCTCTGGTATTTACATTGCTATAGGAGTTTGTGTATCTGTTGCTTCCATAGTTTTGCTGATAGTTTTCTTAAGGAGGAG ACGAAAGGAGACAAACCAAGGATTTCTCAATCCACACAACAATACAGCTAAACAAACAATTGAAAATGACAACGACTGCCCTGAGCTTGCAATGCCAACTACATCTCAAAGCAGACATGTCTACTTTATTCTGGAACCAAGAGAAAAAGAACCTGAAAATATAAACGAAACGTACAATACAGCGAGTGAAGATACAGCTTATGACAGAACAGATATACGTCAGGATCATGTAAAAACTAAATCAGAAAATGTATATAATCAACTAGATACGGCTAAAGATACAACATACGATCAAGCCTATTCTAGAGGTGGACGTAAGGCTGTATCATCAGATTGTACATTTGCACATAAACAAGTCTGTTCTGATGGACAATCAAGTAGCATTTATAATACATCTAATATAGATGATGGCGAGTACCACCATATAGGAAGTAACTTAAAACAATCAAAAACAGACAACATTTATGGTATTCACGGGACTGAAGGTGGAGACAAATCATTAGTTGATGACCATTCAACATATAACTGCATATCAATTGACTGTACAGAGACTGTAAATACTAATAATCCGTATTCAAGTCTTGgtgcaaaatga
- the LOC123559455 gene encoding uncharacterized protein LOC123559455 isoform X2, with amino-acid sequence MKIYGWDIIRQCEYLNILDNLFSSESRFVTINGDPGHCFPGCGESTVIGVTKSRCYCLGDAFSITKDTETGCTDKCNHPTVACGQDYSPTKYSYLSIYKINPNVTASSISKKPPSPRETNCLKIDPSDQKTLYWDRCQSYLQAMCFNKGRVENMQCASGSDFCTWVDAANTCFSNGYFPTLYSNSFDVKKDDGSPIWTGLFKSNVVYQHNSNFPEDRRHDQKQFGFLKKESETNVKLMFTTNDSMKRILCMKDRKKKNTLTTHVPKTESSSVNITEFSSFPTTTLSDKSETAEGSSGIYIAIGVCVSVASIVLLIVFLRRRRKETNQGFLNPHNNTAKQTIENDNDCPELAMPTTSQSRHVYFILEPREKEPENINETYNTASEDTAYDRTDIRQDHVKTKSENVYNQLDTAKDTTYDQAYSRGGRKAVSSDCTFAHKQVCSDGQSSSIYNTSNIDDGEYHHIGSNLKQSKTDNIYGIHGTEGGDKSLVDDHSTYNCISIDCTETVNTNNPYSSLGAK; translated from the exons ATGAAGATATATGGGTGGGATATTATCAGGCAGTGCGAGTATTTGAATATATTG GATAACCTTTTCAGTAGTGAATCCAGGTTTGTCACTATAAATGGAGATCCAGGACATTGCTTTCCAGGATGCGGAGAAAGTACCGTCATCGGTGTGACTAAATCTCGG TGTTACTGTCTAGGAGATGCATTCAGCATTACAAAGGATACAGAGACTGGATGCACGGATAAATGTAACCATCCTACAGTTGCATGTGGTCAAGATTATAGTCCAACAAAGTACAGCTACTTATCAATATACAAAATCAATCCAAATG TTACAGCGAGTTCTATTTCCAAAAAGCCACCATCCCCACGGGAAACAAACTGCCTAAAAATAGACCCAAGTGATCAAAAAACCTTGTATTGGGATAGATGTCAGTCATATCTCCAAGCCATGTGCTTCAACA AAGGTCGTGTTGAAAACATGCAGTGCGCAAGCGGGTCGGACTTTTGTACATGGGTAGATGCTGCAAATACGTGCTTTAGTAACGGATATTTTCCAACATTATACTCAAATTCATTTGATGTAAAGAAAGATGATGGTTCACCGATATGGACTGGACTTTTCAAATCCAATGTTGTTTACCAGCATAATTCAAATTTTCCAG AGGACAGGAGACACGATCAGAAGCAATTTGGCTTTCTAAAAAAGGAATCAGAAACCAATGTGAAACTTATGTTTACAACGAACGATTCGATGAAACGAATACTGTGCATGAAAG acagaaaaaagaaaaacacgcTAACGACCCATGTACCCAAAACTGAGTCATCTTCCGTCAATATAACAGAATTTTCCAGCTTTCCTACCACAACATTGTCGGACAAAAGCGAAACAG CTGAGGGTAGCTCTGGTATTTACATTGCTATAGGAGTTTGTGTATCTGTTGCTTCCATAGTTTTGCTGATAGTTTTCTTAAGGAGGAG ACGAAAGGAGACAAACCAAGGATTTCTCAATCCACACAACAATACAGCTAAACAAACAATTGAAAATGACAACGACTGCCCTGAGCTTGCAATGCCAACTACATCTCAAAGCAGACATGTCTACTTTATTCTGGAACCAAGAGAAAAAGAACCTGAAAATATAAACGAAACGTACAATACAGCGAGTGAAGATACAGCTTATGACAGAACAGATATACGTCAGGATCATGTAAAAACTAAATCAGAAAATGTATATAATCAACTAGATACGGCTAAAGATACAACATACGATCAAGCCTATTCTAGAGGTGGACGTAAGGCTGTATCATCAGATTGTACATTTGCACATAAACAAGTCTGTTCTGATGGACAATCAAGTAGCATTTATAATACATCTAATATAGATGATGGCGAGTACCACCATATAGGAAGTAACTTAAAACAATCAAAAACAGACAACATTTATGGTATTCACGGGACTGAAGGTGGAGACAAATCATTAGTTGATGACCATTCAACATATAACTGCATATCAATTGACTGTACAGAGACTGTAAATACTAATAATCCGTATTCAAGTCTTGgtgcaaaatga